The genome window CATCACTTCAAGCATGAAAAAGTTTTCTGACATTTCCTTTTGCTGATTTTTAGAGTTTCAGCGAACATATCTTCCCCGAAAATATATACAAGTAAGTATGTTATTTTACTACTGTTATTTCTttacataaaatactgaaaagtacCTTTGGAAACGTTATTCTTGCACCTTTAATGTCAAACTCTGTTGCAATTGTTTCTGTAAAACAGGCATAATTATAATATAAGTGGTTACTTAATCATAAAGCCATCAATCAGATTTCCTAAATAACTTCAAAGCAATATGGTATATCTCTCAGCAGCACCACCAATGCCATTCACCCTTCCAGTGATAAAGCCCTCACCTGTTTCTTCTCCCAGAGCTCTATTTGTCTAAACCACATGTTAGAAAATAGAAATTAACCACAGTGCCCCTGCAACATCTCCTGCAGACCCATCCTCCTGTGATAACTCCAATAATTTAACTTGTAATAGTAGTTCAGCTGAATGACAACCGAAGAGAGCtgttattcattttttaaagaaaggaaaacacgAATGGCGTATTTTGATGTCCCTCCTGGTCTTTTTGGCTTTTAGTCTGACATCCAGTCTGAATtctctggatctgggtctgcatCGGGATAATTTTGGTTAGCCCCTACAACAGGATTGACTCTTCTCTAACTAAAAAAGCATTATTCATGGATGTAGAGAATCTCTTTAAAAACCCACCCAGACACATATGTAAATAAATTGTGTTCTGGATATTAGTAGTGCCCCTCACTCCTCTCACGTTTTGCGTGCAGTCCAGTCAAATGCAGTCTTTCCATGTCATTTTAGAGATGTTGACAATAAAAGTGTCATAATGAGATGAAGGATATTAGTAATCCTAATTTATAGAGATGGGAACTGCAGTACATGGATGTTAAAGTGTAGAATTTGGAAATTCTCTATTCTAGTGGGGTCCTGGCACTGGAGAACTGCCTCTTCTGAAGTCTGCTGCCTGCCAAGCAAGGTGAAGGGGTCTAGGCTCTGTAAAGAAAACTCTGTCTGCATGGGTTGATCTATCAGTATTTTCAGAAATCTGCTTAGTGGTGAAAAAGGGCTGCCAGGATATGGCCCTGTTGTGGAGGGAACCTGCCAGGCAAGGGAAAGGCACCGTGTATTTTCCACACTGACCTCCTTTCAGCGTTGAGCACTCTGCGTATTCGTCATCAGCTCCGCTGCAGACGACTTCTTTCCAGTGGAGCGCTCTGGCACCTTCATACCAAACGTTGAAGACAACTTTCAAAAAGGTGATGTCACTTCCTAGTTAAGAAGGTGGGAAGGAAAAACATACATGCAGACATATTATTTTGATAAAAATTAGATTTCtctgaaatagaatattttttaaagactccccccaaaaccaacaaaaatgcaTATCTTGAAAACTGTtacttccagaaaaacaaaaagctggtTTTCAACAAAAAGCACTggtcttaaaaaatatttgagtgaacaatttcaaaatttattttaacttcttcAGCAAAGACAAAAGAGTTCACTCGGCTCCAAAACTAACCCAAATAAATACTCCGATGAGGACTCTAGTTTTAAGCAGGTGTTGCAAACAAACTGTCCTGAATACTGGTAGCCACCATAAAGATATCTTTCTAGGGAAGCAAACTTAGTCCAGCTCCAGAGTTTTCACTCAGAAGGTGAAGTTTATGATACAGCCACTTCATAAGTAACTCAAGTTGACAGCTTAAAGCTGGGTCGAAAGATTAAAGTTGCGTTTGAATACAAAATCCAGTCCCATCTCCAGCTTCTGGAACGTGCATATTCTTAGTAGAAGCCCTGCCATGCTTGGATAGCCTAATGATATTCTCTCTCCTTAAAATGTCTTGGATCTTCTCAGGCCAGAAGAGATTGTGTGCTGCAAATCTTGTCTGCTTCTTCCAGGCAAATGCATGTGCACCTAAACCGTCTCAGATTTGCATGTACAGTGCCTGTTACTGTGCAGAGCTCTGGTAATGGCTCCAACAAGTAAAACTCAAACACGCTTATTTCCACAAATCATCATTTCTGTCCAACACTGTAATTCACCTATTCCGTTTTTAATCACAGAAACTGACCTCCCAAAGCATTTGGCATTTAGGATGAAGTGTCTCAGCTTTTTGCACTTGCAGAATATAATTGTCTAGTCAAGAGGGACTCACTTGGAATCCAGGAAAGAGTCGCCTTCCAGACGGGTCTGTTCATGGTGCTGCAAGGTGTCAGGTTAAACATGAAAGCATGAGCTGTAGAATCTACAGGAAAAAGTATTTCATATTGGTAGTGTGAATAGGCTTCtccaggaaaacaataaaaacgTACATAGGTACATGCTCACTATaaacatacacattttaaaatgtatttaatattagGTATACACTATAAAATTTTCTCATATAAATATCCATAGTAAAtattaaacatgtttttaattacatttaaaattgtttatatGCTTAGAGGGCAAAACCAATATAATATTTCTTCAAGTAGCAAGAAAAGTTAATTATTTGGTTGATGATATTTTGCACACAAAACTGAGAGGCCAAAGtacctttatttctcttttgaagtTATACAAAGTTTTTATTAGCATCAAGCCAGCATGGTCCTCTGCTGAAAATATCCCTTATTATGTTAACCATGGAATCTATGTAAACTTGATGACGACagctaaaaatgtttttaatgtaccAGCATATTTTCCAGGATAATGTAAATGAGACTTTGAGTAGATTTTCTTTGTGAGTGACCCGACCCACCTAGCATTGTACAATGCACCGTGTCAGATGCAGTGTGATAAAGCATCATACAACCTGTATCTCATCCAGTTTAGAGCCCATTagctgatattttaatttttaaaaaaaattaatcctttgGAAGCGTTTCCagtcagtatttttatttatttttactttcatttttagaAAGAAGTCTGTTCAATTCAGCTTGCTTCTGCCCTCTCTGGTGTGCTGATGCTGAAGAAGTGCCCTGCTTGCTGGGGGCCTGGGGGCAGGCTGGGACAGGGGGATGCTCCCCGTGCTAATCCTGTGGGAGCCAACGGGGTGGCAGGGTCATTGACAGTGAGGGATTCCGCCTTGTGTTTTGGGGATTAAAGCAAGGGGTGTGCAAAGGGAAAATGGCTGATTGTTGGTAACCAGCAGTCAGCGGCTCACCTCGGAGCCCACTACGCATGGGAAATTGCGACAGAAAAAAGGGCAAACAAAACTCACTGTGGTCTCCACGGTTTGGTTTGCACGATGAAGTACCACCACTTTTAGCCtcgttatttttttaacatgagtACTAATGTAAAGCAAAGTACCCAAAATAAACATCCCCTCCTGACCCTCAGTTTATATAGCTATTTAACAGGTGATATACACTAGTAATGCACATAGATTTTCAAAAGACATGGGCCTTTCCTTGCGAAATATCTCCTCCAAACCCACCTTGTGGCCACGGGGTCCACATGGGCACACCGAGCCTGTTCAACATGGACACCAGCGAGGTGCCAAAGTTCTTTCAGAATGGACCAAAAAACCTCAGTGAACTAGATTAGATAGATCCAGTGGCCTACAACACAGACACAGCAAGAAGGGGCACGCCATGTTGTCCCACAGCCTGGCTGATCCTCCAGCCTGGCAGAATAtcacactcctttttttttccgtATACTAAAAGCTTTTCATTGTAATATATTGGTTAAATCAATGTGGATAACTTATGCAATACAGTACTTGCAAAACAAGTTTAAATCCCTCATCTTCTAATATTTCCTGAATCAAACCATGCCTGCTTTATTTGGGAGTAAACTTCTCTCTTAGCTGCTGCAACCAACGTTGTGGTAATATTTATGCCTATGCAGTATAATTCTTATAATAGGGTAATTAATAACAGAAATATACTCCAGCtgaacttctttttatttttctgtattcatcAAAGAAACAAATTTGAAAGGAAGTTCACATTTTCTCAGACTACAGTAATTATTGTGCAAACACCAGTAAGAAAAGAATAAGCTATTTTTTACTTACCACAAAAAGTATATGACATTTCTAGATCTGGCGACGTACAAAGAAATTCACTGACTCCAGGggtgaataaaatgaaaaaaaaaagtccaaacatGGTTACTTTTTTGGCTCGGTATCCGATGTAATAAAACTTTGCTCTGGGAAAGAGGAACAAAAATTCAGCACAGTCATCCTCAGTCACATGTTTTCAGGGACTATTTGGTTATTTTGTCAAATTCTCTGCAATTTAATTAACCCTGCTGCATCACTATCAGTCAACATAACAAtaaattttgtgaagaaaaagaatttcttcctttgttgTTACATTTTCCCCAGACGACGCAGCTCAAGCCACGcgtgaaaaatgaaagagaaaactgtGTGAAATGGGGAAGTGAGGAGAAGTAAAATTATGATTACCAGAAGCACGTAAAGGGCAAGTTTAGTTGACTCATCAGACGTAACATTCGTTAAGACATAATTTCAATCACTCACAGAGTTTCCTGTATgtaacaaagaagagaaaaatccataAACGATGAAAAACAAGTCCACCCTTATTGATATGGTAGTCAATAAGCCCACTTATTTATTGATATGGTAGTCAATAACTCTCACAAGGTTTCCAAATTAATCTCTTACAAAGCTCACCATGCTTTAAGAACACGCCGGCATTCTGGAGGAGTGTCACGAGATGATGTATTTCCAAACGGAGGTGAGGATGGGAGCTGCATGCGACCATCTGACATGGTATTGAGTAGAACCGCTGATGTCCCACACCATCTCAGCTACCGTCttcaaagctgaaacttaaagcaCTTCTGGTATTGGATACACccctttatttctgtctgttagTGCAATACACAGAGAATAGCATATTTTTCCTGTATCTGCCATAGCAGCTCTGTGGACTAAACTGGGTCAGCTTTTACTGCACAAACCCAGCAAAATTGCAACTTGCAACAACAGAAACAGATCAAAAAAGTCTAATAGCTCATTCAAGAGAGTACACTCACCATCTAACTGACAGGAAacacaattacattttttttctgaatataatAAAATATGGAAATTTACTGAATTTATGGAAGAATGACTTAGAGAActtaatcaaattattttcttgtgagTTACCTTCTTGATTTGTATGTATG of Rissa tridactyla isolate bRisTri1 chromosome 2, bRisTri1.patW.cur.20221130, whole genome shotgun sequence contains these proteins:
- the LY96 gene encoding LOW QUALITY PROTEIN: lymphocyte antigen 96 (The sequence of the model RefSeq protein was modified relative to this genomic sequence to represent the inferred CDS: inserted 1 base in 1 codon), whose translation is MTVLNFCSSFPEQSFITSDTEXKKVTMFGLFFFILFTPGVSEFLCTSPDLEMSYTFCDSTAHAFMFNLTPCSTMNRPVWKATLSWIPRSDITFLKVVFNVWYEGARALHWKEVVCSGADDEYAECSTLKGETIATEFDIKGARITFPKGDYSIILQGFSDDSENNMVICLNFTMIVKQDSF